The following nucleotide sequence is from Nitrosopumilus adriaticus.
TAATAAAAAAAATAATCTCAAAGTTACTCTTTACTTTTCTGTTATTAATGGTGAAACTCTGGGACCCTTCCCAAGTTGGATTGGAAAGCCACCAATTATCTCAATTGGAGAAGACAGAGTTGTCAGTGTACTTGATGCAATATTATCAAGATATGATATCATTGATACTGTGATTCTTTCAGGACAGACAGAATCTCAATTTAGATTTAATGAGCAAAACATTCCTGTTTACAAGGAATTATTCAATGGAGTATATGAGAAAACTAAAGAAAAACATCCTGATGTCAAGATTGGAAATTCATTTGCCCTACATCAAGTAATGAATAAAAATCTGCGATATATTGTGACTGATTTGGCAGTTGGTGATTTTGTTGCGTTCTCCTACTCTCCAGTCGATACTCTAAATGACATTGTAAAAACTCCTCAGGAAGCAAAAGAAGATCTACAACAGGTATTTGATTTGGCAGGAGATAAAAAAGTAGGAATTTTTGAACTTAGCTGGAGTACCTCTGATTTTGTTGGAGGAAATTCTACTGAACAAACAGAATTTTTAAAAAAATCATTTGAATTTTACACTGAAAATGAATCTGAATTAGAATTTTTTACCTGGTACAGGCAATATGATAGACCTGATGGAACATGCCTATTTGAAGAACACGAAATTGGTGAGGACAAATTAACAGTTGGAGGTTCTGGATTTGGAAGCAGTGAGCATGTAATTGAGAGATTAAATCAGTATATCTGCAGCGCAGGATTGATCAATAGTGATGGTACGCCAAAATCTGGTTGGACTGAATTTAAAAACCAAATTGAAATGACTAACTAAAATGATTTCTTTAGTTATATCAGAATCATCATTAGAACTTGTACCTTATGAACTGCAAGACCACCCTTCAGTAATTTCCCATGCAAGAAAACTTGGCAAACATCCTTCAGAAATCTTACTAGATAATTCATGGCATTTTGCGGCTATGAAAGGAATTGAAAACGAAATGAAGAGAGGAAGACCTGATTTAGTACATTTTTCAATACTTGAGGCGACTACAATCCCATTATACCTTCAAAATAAAATAAAAATTTACATTCATACCGTTGATGACAAAGTAATTTACTTTGGTCAAAATGTTCACATTCCTAAATCTTATCACAGATTTGAAGGAGTAATTGAAAAACTCTATCACGATAAAAAAATTAAAGCAAATAATGAAGTATTATTAGAAATTAAAGAAAAAACATTTTCGGAATTGATTGATGAAATTAACCCATCCAAAGTAATTGGTTTTTCTACAAAAGGAAAATCTAGTACATATGAAAAAATTGCATCTGAGATAACAGACAATTCTTGTATTGTTATTGGTGGATTCCAAAAGGGGCATTTTTCTGATTTTGTTGAAAACAAAATTACTGAAATGTATTCTATTGGTAATGAATCATTTGAAGGTCATGTTGTAGTTGCCAGATTACTTTATGAGTGCGAAAAAACCATTTTTATGTAGGAACTGAAATTTTCATTCTGTTGCAGTCATAGTATAGCCTGGTTAGTATTCGGGGTTTCCAACCCTGTGACGCGGGTTCGAATCCCGCTGACTGCATTTTTACATTATAATGAGAACTAATTTTTAGGTGCAATTTCAGAAAGTAATGTGAAATCTGCTGTACGAAAAATCGCAATGGAGAGAATGCAAATTCTTATAGAAAATGCAATAACTAATGCAAAAACAAACCCAAAGCTTTCTGAGCGTCAAGCATATCTTGCTCGAAGAATAAGTACTAGACACAAAATTCGAATGCCTTATGAACTAAGGATGGTTTTCTGCAAAAAATGCAAGTCATTTATTGCTCCTGGAATAAATTCTAGAATTAGACTTGGTAGAGCATCTGTAAAATCAATTAGAATTTCATGCAATCTGTGTGGACATACATATCGTAAAATTATATCTACGCATATTTGAAAAGTTGTTCATTAAACCATTTTTTCTATATTTTAGGATAATTTCATATTTACTTCTAAAATAATTTCTAAAAAAATAAACTGCCATTAATATACAATTTGAAATGAATTATTGTATGAAAATTAAAACCAAACTTTTTGTAGGATTTTTGTTAATAGGATGTTTTATTGGGACAATGGGATTTACTTCCATTTTTCAATTACAGAAAACTTCTGAACATCTTAATTTATTGGATGACAATCTGGAGACTCTAAAGAAATCTGAAAAATTACTGTTACATGCAAATAAAATACAATATTATGATGAAATATTAACTCAATCTGCTCGAAATTATGCATTTACTGGAGATGAGAAATGGGAGAAAAGATATTTCGAAATAGAACCATTGTTGTCCGAAGAATTATCCAAAGCATTAGACTTGGGAAATAATATTGAAAAAGCTTTTTTTACTTCCGTAAATGATGCTAATTCCAATCTCGTAAATCTAGAATTAAAAGCAATTGAATCTGTCAAAAATGGAAATTTGAAAAATTCTGTTTCAATTTTAGAATCTCAAGAATATAAGAATAACAAAGAAATTTATCAAAAAAATCTAATGAAATATCTTGAAAATAGAAACTTAGAACATCAATCAATTGTAGAAGAATCAACTACTGATGTGGATTCGTCTCTAGAACTTATTTTTAAGGATATTATATTTGGTATTTCATTACTTGGAATATCCATAGCTATAACAGTTACAGGTTTCCTTGTTTTAGGTTATTTCTTTTCACAATCTATTCTAAAACCCCTACGAAAACTTGAAAATGCATCCCAACAAATTATTGATGGTAATTTAGATGTAAAAACTGAAATTTACTCAAAAGATGAAATTGGCGAATTATCCAGATCTTTTGAATTTATGTTAAATCATTTAAAGAAAACTACTGATATTGAAACTCAATTATCTTTACAACAAAATTTAAGAAAAGCATTAGATGAATCTTCAATTGTAAGTATAATTGATAAAAATGGAAAAATCAAATATGCTAATGACAAATTCTGTAAAGTTTCAAAATATTCAAAAGAAGAATTAATTGGCCAACGACAAGATCTTCTGAGATCCACTAAAATTCATCCTCCTAGTTTCTATGCAGATTTATGGAGTACAATTTCCAAGGGAAAAATTTGGCATGGTGAAATTTGTAATACTGCAAAAGATGGAACTTTATTTTGGAATGACACAACTGTAATCCCATTTGTAAATAAAGATGGAAAAATTTTTGAATATGTTTCAGTCAGAAATGATATTACTCAACAAAAAAATCTCACTCAACAATTACTTCATGCAGAAAGACTTGGCGCAATTGGGGAATTATCATCTAGAATGTCTCATGATATACGAAACCCTCTTTCAATCATACAAAATGAATTTGAGTTACTAAAACGAAAAAACATTCTTGATGAAAAGCAAATAGAAAGAGTTTCCACTTCGATAAATAGAATAACTCATCAACTTAATGATGTATTGGATTATCTAAGAGACACTCCATTAGAATCACAAAAATTCAATCTTTCAAATCTTTTAAGTAAAGTTTTATCTTCATCGGAAATTCCTTCTGGAGTAAAAATCAAAACATCCGGTGATGAAATTTTTATGATTGGTGATGAAAATAAAATGAATATTGTTTTGATCAATCTAATTTACAATGCTATTCAAGCAGTTGAAGATGCTGGCGAAATTGACGTTTCGATGGAGAAAACTAGCACGGAAATAATAATCAAAGTAACAGATTCTGGTCCTGGAATTACCATTAAGCCACTTGAAAAAGTATTTGAACCATTAATCACATCAAAGCAAAAAGGAACAGGATTAGGACTTGCAAGTGTAAAAAATATCATAACTCAGCATAATGGAACTATTTCTGTAAAAAATAATCCTACTACATTTATAATTAAAATTCCACAAAAAGAAGAGAATGACAACAGTAGTAATAGTTGATGATGAAGTTGCATTAACTGAATTATTTTCTGATTTGTTTGAATTGGAAAATATTGATGTTGTAGCAGTAGGATATGATGGTAAACAAGCTGTGGAATTGTGTTCAAAGCATACCCCTGATTATCTTCTATTAGATTTGTCAATGCCTGAATTTGATGGATTTTATGCCCTTGAAAAATTACAAAATTCTACTACAAAGATAATTGTTACAACTGGATTAGTTGAAGAAAACATTTTGAATCAATTAAATCAATTTCCAATACTATCAATACAAAACAAGCCTGTTAATTTTGATGAAGTTTTGAAAGTTATGGCTCCGATCTGAGAATTTCATGCTAAATTATCTTGAATTAACTGGACACATTACCTCAATGATTTATAAGACGATTATCGATTTTTGCACTTTATGGCAAAGGTATACGATGTACCAGCAGATGTGTTGATAAAAAGACTAGCAGAAATTCTAAAGAATGAAGATATTCCTGCACCTACTTGGATTCCATTTGTAAAAACTGGCGCTCATGCTGATAAACCCCCACAAGAGAGAGACTGGTGGTATACTAGATGTGCCTCAATAATGAGAAAAATTTACTTTCATGGCCCAATTGGAATTAATGAATTAAGAAAAGATTATGGCGGCGGTAAACCCTCTGGATATGGTGCTGCTCATCACAAAGATGCAGGTGGCGCAATTATTCGAAATGCTATTCAAGGATTAGAAAAACTTGGTTATTTAGAAAAAGTTGAGAAGAAAGGTAGAATCATTTCTAAAAATGGGATGCAAAAACTAGATAGACTGGCTACTGAAATCCTCAAAGAACTAATTGTTGTAAATCCTCAATTGAAAGTTTACACATAGATTCAAAATGAGTTTCCCAGAATCTAATGAAGAACCTCCTTACGATAATAAGAATAAAGAATTATCTGAACAAAAAGAACAGATTCTAAAACGAATTCTTTCACCTGAAGCCAGATTGAGACTAAACAATATCAAAATGGTAAAATCAGAATTATCTGATCTAGTTGAACAGTATCTGATCGGAATGGCAACCCAAGGTAAACTTCCAGGACAAATATCTGATGATCAACTCAAGCAAATATTGCTATCAATTCAGCAACCAAAACGTGATTTTAAGATAAATCGCGTTTAATCCAGAAAAAATATAATTATAGGTAGTGTGTGGCTTATTTCATGAAAGCAGTAGTATACAATGAATATGCACCAGATGATAATTATGCTAAAATCCTTAAAGTCCAGGATATAGATGAACCAAAACCAAAAGCAGATGAGGTAATTTTTACCAATAAAGCATCTGCCCTTAATTATAATGATATTTGGGGAATGAGAGGAGTGCCAGTTGCAGTTCCACTTCCACATGTTTCAGGTTCAGATGTAGCTGGAGATGTTATTGCAGTAGGAGAAGATGTACAAAATTTCAAAGTTGGAGACAGGGTAGTTTCTCATTCAAATCTCTCATGTAGAGTTTGTAAAGCATGTACTGATGGACGAGAATTTGATTGTGTGAAAAGACAAGTTTGGGGTTTCCAAACTGGACCACTTTGGGGTGCATATTCTGAACAAATTCATTTACCAGAAGTCAATGTTTCAAAAATCCCTGATAGTGTCTCATATGAAGATGCAGCAGCAGCTTCAATGACCCTTCTAACTTCATGGCACATGTTAGTTGGTAGAGCTAACATTACTCCAGGTCAAACAGTACTCGTAATGGGTGGTGGTTCTGGAGTTGGAAGCTTTGCAATTCAAATTGCAAAATTATACAACTGTGATGTAATTGCAACTGCTAGTCCTGACAAATTAGATAAATGTCTAGAACTGGGCGCAGATCATGCTGTAGATCATAGAAAAGACGATTGGCAAAAAGAAGTCTTTAAGATTTCTAAAGAAATTTCAAAAACAAAAGGTGAAGCACCTGGAATTGATATTGCATTTGATCATATTGGTCAAACTCACTTCAACAAACAACTAACCTTACTCAAGTATGGTGCAACACTAGTATCATGTGGTGCAACAACAGGTTATGACGCACAAATAGATCTTAGACACATATTCTTCAAAGGAATTAACGTCTTAGGTTCAACACAAGGAACAAAAGCTGAACTTGATCAAGGTCTTTACTGGATGGGTCAAGGAAAACTAAAATCCATAGTTGACTCCGTTTACACATTTGAACAAGCCGCAGAGGCTCACACAAAAATGTTAGACGGTAAATTCTTTGGCAAAATCTTACTAAAGCCCGAAGGCGCTTAGTCATTTAATGACTCAGCTTTTTCGTAGTTTAATTTTTGTACCTGGGAATAATCCCAGATTCTTAGAAAAAGCTAAAGGCCTTCAAGCTGACATTGTTTGTTTTGATTTAGAAGATTCAGTTCCAGACAATGAAAAAACTAATGCACGAAATCTTATCAAATCTGCATTAAAGTCACGAAAATCATACAAGTCTTCAATTTTTGTGCGTACAAATTCACCTACCTCAGGAAAAATCCCCTCCGACCTCAAAGAAGTAGTTCAAAAAGGAATCGATGGAATTGTAATTCCTAAAGTGAATAATGTAAAAGAAATGCAAAAAATTGAAACGGTACTCTCTAAATTAGAAAAATCAAGAAAACTAAAACCAATACAACTTATTCCTTCTATTGAATCTGCAGAAGGTGTTGTTAATACGTATAACATTGCCTCTTTTGGAAAAAGAGTATCTGCTGTAGTCTTTGGAGTTTTTGATCTTCTCAATGATTTAGGTGTTGAATATACTAAAGAAGCAAATGGGGCTACTTATTCTAGAACAAAAATACCTGTAGATGCAAATGCAGCAGGAGTTGCAGTAATAGATGCTATTTGGCAAGACCTCAAAGATTCTAAAGGATTTGAAAAAGATTGTAAACTTGGCAAAAGTCTAGGATATTCAGGAAAAAGTATCATACACCCAGATCAAATTTCTGTGGTACACAAATTATTTCATCCAAATAAAAGTGAAATTTTGTGGGCTGAAAAAGTTTGCAAAGTCTATCTTGAATCAACAAAGAAAGGCAAAGGGGCTACTACTGTTGATGGAAAAATGATAGATGAGGTTCATTTTAAACAAGC
It contains:
- a CDS encoding ribosome biogenesis protein is translated as MISLVISESSLELVPYELQDHPSVISHARKLGKHPSEILLDNSWHFAAMKGIENEMKRGRPDLVHFSILEATTIPLYLQNKIKIYIHTVDDKVIYFGQNVHIPKSYHRFEGVIEKLYHDKKIKANNEVLLEIKEKTFSELIDEINPSKVIGFSTKGKSSTYEKIASEITDNSCIVIGGFQKGHFSDFVENKITEMYSIGNESFEGHVVVARLLYECEKTIFM
- a CDS encoding RNase P subunit, producing the protein MQILIENAITNAKTNPKLSERQAYLARRISTRHKIRMPYELRMVFCKKCKSFIAPGINSRIRLGRASVKSIRISCNLCGHTYRKIISTHI
- a CDS encoding ATP-binding protein, encoding MKIKTKLFVGFLLIGCFIGTMGFTSIFQLQKTSEHLNLLDDNLETLKKSEKLLLHANKIQYYDEILTQSARNYAFTGDEKWEKRYFEIEPLLSEELSKALDLGNNIEKAFFTSVNDANSNLVNLELKAIESVKNGNLKNSVSILESQEYKNNKEIYQKNLMKYLENRNLEHQSIVEESTTDVDSSLELIFKDIIFGISLLGISIAITVTGFLVLGYFFSQSILKPLRKLENASQQIIDGNLDVKTEIYSKDEIGELSRSFEFMLNHLKKTTDIETQLSLQQNLRKALDESSIVSIIDKNGKIKYANDKFCKVSKYSKEELIGQRQDLLRSTKIHPPSFYADLWSTISKGKIWHGEICNTAKDGTLFWNDTTVIPFVNKDGKIFEYVSVRNDITQQKNLTQQLLHAERLGAIGELSSRMSHDIRNPLSIIQNEFELLKRKNILDEKQIERVSTSINRITHQLNDVLDYLRDTPLESQKFNLSNLLSKVLSSSEIPSGVKIKTSGDEIFMIGDENKMNIVLINLIYNAIQAVEDAGEIDVSMEKTSTEIIIKVTDSGPGITIKPLEKVFEPLITSKQKGTGLGLASVKNIITQHNGTISVKNNPTTFIIKIPQKEENDNSSNS
- a CDS encoding response regulator — its product is MTTVVIVDDEVALTELFSDLFELENIDVVAVGYDGKQAVELCSKHTPDYLLLDLSMPEFDGFYALEKLQNSTTKIIVTTGLVEENILNQLNQFPILSIQNKPVNFDEVLKVMAPI
- a CDS encoding 30S ribosomal protein S19e; translated protein: MAKVYDVPADVLIKRLAEILKNEDIPAPTWIPFVKTGAHADKPPQERDWWYTRCASIMRKIYFHGPIGINELRKDYGGGKPSGYGAAHHKDAGGAIIRNAIQGLEKLGYLEKVEKKGRIISKNGMQKLDRLATEILKELIVVNPQLKVYT
- a CDS encoding DNA-binding protein, translating into MSFPESNEEPPYDNKNKELSEQKEQILKRILSPEARLRLNNIKMVKSELSDLVEQYLIGMATQGKLPGQISDDQLKQILLSIQQPKRDFKINRV
- a CDS encoding zinc-binding dehydrogenase, which encodes MKAVVYNEYAPDDNYAKILKVQDIDEPKPKADEVIFTNKASALNYNDIWGMRGVPVAVPLPHVSGSDVAGDVIAVGEDVQNFKVGDRVVSHSNLSCRVCKACTDGREFDCVKRQVWGFQTGPLWGAYSEQIHLPEVNVSKIPDSVSYEDAAAASMTLLTSWHMLVGRANITPGQTVLVMGGGSGVGSFAIQIAKLYNCDVIATASPDKLDKCLELGADHAVDHRKDDWQKEVFKISKEISKTKGEAPGIDIAFDHIGQTHFNKQLTLLKYGATLVSCGATTGYDAQIDLRHIFFKGINVLGSTQGTKAELDQGLYWMGQGKLKSIVDSVYTFEQAAEAHTKMLDGKFFGKILLKPEGA
- a CDS encoding HpcH/HpaI aldolase/citrate lyase family protein codes for the protein MTQLFRSLIFVPGNNPRFLEKAKGLQADIVCFDLEDSVPDNEKTNARNLIKSALKSRKSYKSSIFVRTNSPTSGKIPSDLKEVVQKGIDGIVIPKVNNVKEMQKIETVLSKLEKSRKLKPIQLIPSIESAEGVVNTYNIASFGKRVSAVVFGVFDLLNDLGVEYTKEANGATYSRTKIPVDANAAGVAVIDAIWQDLKDSKGFEKDCKLGKSLGYSGKSIIHPDQISVVHKLFHPNKSEILWAEKVCKVYLESTKKGKGATTVDGKMIDEVHFKQAKSLLELVK